Proteins encoded in a region of the Mucilaginibacter sabulilitoris genome:
- a CDS encoding tetratricopeptide repeat protein has translation MSNIPAKTTQLVLLLLLLLLNNAALAQVNETRELQQLQSSGQQHPDSALIVLRKIHARAVQDNDNLAAGRSLQQMGQICFNQGHYAQALDFYLHADKIFGQEGNRDLLAENMSKMGILYYYNKQSDKSYQLYKKALSLYKSTDNKKGQAEVFGAIGHLYEKHHKYDSSFYYQHLALKTYNQIGDNYGQAKIYENLGSIYEDLTSYDSSYTCFKRSLELYRLHHDEVASLEVINNIGDILRKTGKYEQGIQQSRVAYALSLKTNNLYQLAASSRDIGKGYQLLNRLDSAYHYLELSRKYSLEVYSRESLKQTAFLQVLYDMDKKSDEIIRLNNIRKTNQIITVAVITIVLLLIILGVVIFSRQRLKIKDQRVLAEQNNSIFEAQRELMELELKNKQLEEESLKQQLELKSNELSAHTLNLIKNNQLLESMRNTLQDMVKDDKRDQKKQMQQIIQQINQNFNHEQHWKEFTVAFEQVHQRFYDKLKQHSNDLTSTDIRLIALLKVNMDSKDIAGLLGISIDSLRVARYRLRKKLNIQQGDNLSTFIQAL, from the coding sequence ATGAGTAATATCCCTGCCAAAACCACCCAATTGGTACTGTTACTACTTTTATTATTGCTGAACAACGCGGCTTTGGCCCAGGTAAATGAAACCCGCGAATTGCAGCAGTTGCAATCATCGGGTCAACAACATCCAGATTCAGCATTAATTGTTCTGAGAAAGATTCATGCCAGGGCCGTTCAGGATAATGATAACCTTGCAGCGGGAAGGAGTTTGCAACAAATGGGGCAGATATGCTTTAACCAGGGGCATTATGCCCAGGCCCTTGATTTTTATTTGCATGCCGATAAAATATTCGGACAGGAAGGGAACAGGGACCTGCTTGCCGAAAATATGAGTAAAATGGGGATCCTGTATTATTACAACAAGCAATCAGATAAATCATACCAACTATATAAAAAGGCCTTGTCGCTTTATAAGTCAACAGACAATAAGAAGGGTCAGGCAGAAGTATTTGGCGCTATCGGGCACCTGTACGAAAAGCATCATAAATACGACAGCTCTTTTTATTATCAGCATTTAGCACTAAAAACCTATAACCAGATAGGGGATAACTATGGTCAGGCCAAGATATATGAAAATTTAGGCAGCATTTATGAAGACCTGACAAGCTACGATTCTTCTTACACCTGTTTTAAAAGATCACTGGAGCTTTACCGTTTACACCATGATGAAGTGGCCAGTCTTGAGGTGATTAATAATATTGGCGACATTTTGCGTAAAACGGGTAAATATGAACAAGGCATACAGCAATCTCGCGTGGCTTATGCACTGTCATTAAAAACCAATAACCTGTATCAGCTTGCGGCTTCCAGCCGCGACATAGGCAAGGGTTACCAATTATTAAACCGGCTGGATAGCGCCTACCATTATCTTGAACTTAGCCGCAAATATTCGCTCGAGGTGTATTCAAGGGAAAGCCTCAAACAAACCGCTTTTTTGCAGGTGCTGTATGATATGGATAAAAAAAGCGATGAAATTATAAGGCTTAATAATATCCGTAAAACTAACCAGATAATTACGGTAGCGGTTATTACCATTGTATTATTACTCATCATTCTGGGCGTGGTTATCTTTAGCAGGCAGCGTTTAAAGATCAAAGACCAGCGTGTTTTGGCCGAACAAAATAATTCCATTTTTGAGGCGCAACGGGAGCTGATGGAACTTGAATTAAAGAATAAACAGCTTGAAGAGGAAAGCCTGAAACAACAGTTGGAGCTTAAAAGTAATGAACTATCCGCACATACCTTAAACCTCATTAAAAATAACCAGTTGCTGGAAAGCATGCGTAATACACTTCAGGACATGGTTAAGGATGATAAGCGTGACCAGAAAAAACAGATGCAGCAGATCATTCAGCAAATTAACCAGAATTTTAATCACGAGCAGCACTGGAAAGAGTTTACCGTTGCTTTTGAACAGGTTCATCAGCGTTTTTATGATAAACTGAAACAGCATAGCAATGATCTTACCTCAACAGATATAAGGCTCATTGCATTGCTTAAGGTTAATATGGATTCTAAAGATATTGCCGGCTTGTTGGGTATTTCTATAGACAGTTTGAGGGTTGCAAGGTATCGGCTACGTAAAAAACTCAACATTCAGCAGGGCGATAACCTCTCTACTTTCATTCAGGCCCTGTAA
- a CDS encoding alpha-L-fucosidase codes for MKKLIVVALLLVNAVTIFAQQAPKLYGALPTQRQLNWQETEMYCIVHFSMATYTDKEWGYGDEDPKIFNPAHFSALQIVSAAKAGGFKGIVVVAKHHDGFCLWPTKTTSHNISASPYKNGKGDIVKEYQEACIKLGVKMGIYCSPWDRNNPMYGQPAYVTEVYRKQLEELYANYGPLFMSWHDGANGGDGYYGGTRELRKIDRSTYYGWDTTWGITRKMQPGAAIFGDAGPDVRWVGNEEGHAGETYWETFTPHSTDGKRPANGNVKYEESTEGTRNGKYWIPAECDVPSRPGWFYHEAQDGQTKSPYTLLDLYYKSVGRGACLDLGLSPDKDGQLTNEDVQSLKQFGSIIKQTFAVNLLKGATLKAGNVRGNNAAKFGTAFLLDNNRYSYWATDDAVTKPELIADMHTPKTFNVIRLRENIKLGQRIESVAVDAWQNNTWKEIATATSVGANRLIRLPQNITATKVRLRITASPVCIALSDFGLFKEPVHLSAPEILRSIKGELSIKTEAPVSSIHYTTDGTEPGLNSPVYNELFAFDKGGIVKAVSFEGQEHSEVKTQVFGVSKAGWTILPGQTADKFKRRVENLIDEDPHTIYNTCTKNDSLLFQPQEISVDLGQRQAIKAFVYLPRQDKNKEGIVDSYIYQVSNDGQHWTPAAEGEFSNIASNPIEQTVKLNTPVSARYFKFIARHVISGNGIAVAELGVL; via the coding sequence ATGAAAAAGCTAATAGTTGTTGCGTTATTGCTGGTAAATGCGGTAACAATATTTGCGCAACAAGCTCCTAAACTTTATGGGGCGCTGCCCACTCAACGGCAGCTTAACTGGCAGGAAACAGAAATGTACTGCATTGTACATTTCAGCATGGCTACCTATACTGATAAAGAATGGGGCTACGGTGATGAAGATCCTAAAATATTTAATCCGGCACACTTTAGCGCCCTGCAAATAGTGAGCGCGGCAAAAGCCGGCGGATTTAAAGGTATTGTAGTAGTGGCTAAACATCATGATGGTTTTTGTCTTTGGCCAACCAAAACCACTTCGCATAATATCAGCGCGAGTCCGTATAAAAACGGCAAGGGCGATATTGTAAAGGAGTACCAGGAAGCCTGCATTAAGCTGGGTGTGAAAATGGGTATTTACTGCTCACCATGGGACAGGAATAATCCCATGTACGGGCAGCCCGCTTATGTTACAGAGGTTTATCGTAAACAACTGGAAGAGTTGTATGCCAATTATGGGCCGTTGTTTATGTCATGGCATGATGGCGCCAACGGTGGCGACGGCTATTATGGAGGTACACGCGAACTCCGTAAAATTGACCGTTCAACTTATTATGGTTGGGATACTACCTGGGGTATAACCCGCAAAATGCAGCCGGGCGCAGCCATATTTGGCGATGCCGGACCTGATGTGCGCTGGGTAGGAAACGAGGAAGGACATGCCGGTGAAACCTATTGGGAAACCTTTACGCCACACTCCACCGATGGTAAAAGGCCTGCCAACGGTAACGTAAAATATGAGGAAAGTACCGAAGGTACCCGCAATGGCAAATACTGGATACCGGCCGAATGCGACGTGCCGTCAAGACCCGGATGGTTTTATCATGAGGCGCAGGACGGCCAAACCAAATCGCCTTATACCTTGCTCGATCTGTATTATAAAAGTGTAGGCCGCGGGGCATGTCTTGATTTGGGCTTGTCGCCTGATAAGGATGGTCAATTAACAAATGAAGATGTGCAATCATTGAAACAATTTGGATCAATCATTAAACAAACATTTGCTGTAAACCTACTCAAAGGGGCGACGCTTAAAGCGGGCAATGTTCGCGGTAATAACGCCGCTAAATTTGGCACTGCGTTTTTGCTTGATAACAACAGGTACAGCTATTGGGCAACTGACGATGCGGTAACCAAACCCGAATTGATTGCCGATATGCATACCCCGAAAACATTTAACGTAATCCGTTTACGTGAAAATATAAAGCTTGGTCAGCGTATAGAAAGTGTAGCTGTTGATGCCTGGCAGAATAATACCTGGAAGGAGATTGCCACGGCAACAAGTGTGGGCGCTAACAGATTGATTCGCCTGCCTCAAAACATAACTGCCACCAAAGTAAGGCTTCGTATTACTGCCTCGCCGGTTTGTATTGCCCTGAGCGATTTTGGCTTGTTTAAAGAGCCGGTTCATTTGTCGGCGCCCGAGATACTGCGCAGCATTAAAGGTGAGCTTAGTATAAAAACAGAAGCGCCTGTGAGCAGCATCCATTATACAACAGACGGTACCGAACCGGGTTTAAACTCCCCGGTTTATAATGAGCTATTTGCTTTTGATAAAGGTGGTATTGTAAAAGCCGTAAGTTTTGAGGGACAAGAACACAGTGAAGTTAAAACACAGGTTTTTGGTGTAAGTAAAGCCGGTTGGACTATTTTGCCCGGCCAAACTGCGGATAAATTTAAGCGGAGAGTAGAAAACTTGATTGACGAAGATCCGCATACCATATATAATACCTGTACAAAAAATGATTCGCTATTATTTCAGCCCCAGGAAATAAGTGTAGATTTAGGGCAAAGGCAGGCTATAAAGGCATTTGTTTATTTACCACGCCAGGATAAAAATAAAGAAGGCATTGTTGATAGTTACATTTACCAGGTAAGTAACGATGGCCAGCACTGGACACCGGCAGCAGAAGGTGAATTTTCAAATATAGCCTCTAACCCAATTGAACAAACAGTAAAGCTCAATACACCGGTTAGCGCCCGTTATTTTAAATTTATTGCCCGGCATGTAATCAGCGGTAATGGAATTGCGGTAGCAGAGCTGGGCGTACTTTAA
- a CDS encoding phytanoyl-CoA dioxygenase family protein yields the protein MKNKITYSDTDLDTFNKLMDEYGWIIYEDALDTTFVDEINDSLIKAYEVRRDIQIKNGISANMNGTLHHLVERDTFTLKFLERKYCANQIGHFLTGKYILNSLGAVINQKDDKPYVQNIHRDIRSFTGDFKMMIQMMIILDDFTIENGATYFLSGSHKQDDKPEEGYFFQHADRAVAKKGSIILFDSNLWHAAGKNNTEGKRRTLTMAFTRPFFKQQLDYPRFLGYTFGEGLSEDLRQVLGYNARTPENLNEYYQPVEKRMYQPGQG from the coding sequence ATGAAAAATAAGATCACTTATTCAGATACCGACCTTGATACCTTTAATAAACTAATGGACGAGTATGGCTGGATTATTTATGAAGATGCATTAGATACCACTTTTGTTGATGAAATTAATGACTCATTGATAAAGGCATATGAAGTAAGACGCGATATTCAAATCAAAAACGGAATAAGTGCAAACATGAACGGCACATTGCACCATCTGGTAGAACGGGATACTTTTACCCTTAAATTTCTTGAACGGAAATATTGCGCCAACCAGATAGGGCATTTTTTAACCGGGAAATACATTCTGAATTCATTAGGTGCTGTAATAAACCAAAAGGACGATAAGCCTTATGTACAAAATATTCACCGCGACATAAGAAGCTTTACCGGCGATTTTAAAATGATGATCCAGATGATGATTATTTTAGATGATTTTACCATTGAAAACGGGGCAACTTACTTCCTGTCAGGCTCTCATAAGCAGGATGACAAGCCGGAAGAGGGGTATTTTTTCCAGCACGCAGATCGTGCGGTAGCAAAAAAGGGCAGCATCATTTTGTTTGACTCTAACTTATGGCATGCCGCCGGTAAAAACAATACAGAAGGTAAAAGAAGAACGCTGACCATGGCATTCACCCGTCCATTTTTTAAACAGCAGCTTGATTATCCCCGCTTTTTAGGCTATACCTTTGGTGAGGGATTGAGCGAAGATTTAAGACAAGTGTTAGGCTATAACGCCCGCACACCAGAAAACCTGAATGAATATTATCAGCCGGTTGAAAAAAGAATGTACCAGCCAGGACAGGGTTAA
- a CDS encoding glycoside hydrolase family 35 protein yields the protein MKKLFFLLLIFFSAGMVNAQQKHVFSLSKTDFLLDGKPFQIISGEMHPARIPKIYWRHRIQMAKAMGCNTIAAYVFWNYLEQQPGVFDFTTENRNIAEFINICKQEGMWVLLRPGPYVCAEWDFGGLPPYLLKTPDIKVRCMDPTYMAAVSRYVSALSKQVKPLLCTSGGPIIMVQVENEYGSYSNDREYIKSLRKLWLNNGINVPFYTADGPTAFMLEAGSVDGAAIGLDSGISDADFEQAFKQNPNVPAFSSETYPGWLTHWKEKWQRPDKADILKQVTYLLDHKRSFNLYVIHGGTNFGFNAGANAFNPTQFQPDVTSYDYDAPVNEQGAPTDKYFALRDLIAKYVKYKIPEVPKPIPSATIPAFQMQPFTTVWKELPAAIKSPQPKTMEALGQYSGFILYRTKLIGHKSGNLTITEPHDFALVLLNGKLIDTVYRDGGKWTIKLPKTDVKDPVLDILVENMGHINFAQYMIDRKGITDRVTLEGMTLTNWEIFKLPMDDKFASSLKPKYPEGFHDGVFFDGSFELSTINDTYLDLSNFKKGVVWVNGHNLGRYWNVGPQFRLYCPANWLRKGKNDVRVFDLHQQNAATISGVRTLE from the coding sequence ATGAAAAAGCTTTTCTTTTTGCTTTTGATCTTTTTTTCGGCAGGCATGGTAAACGCGCAGCAAAAACACGTGTTTTCCCTGAGTAAAACTGATTTTTTGCTTGATGGCAAACCTTTCCAGATCATTAGCGGCGAGATGCACCCGGCGCGGATACCGAAAATATACTGGCGCCATCGTATCCAAATGGCCAAAGCAATGGGATGTAATACCATTGCCGCATATGTTTTTTGGAATTACCTGGAACAGCAGCCCGGTGTATTTGATTTTACAACAGAGAACAGAAATATTGCCGAGTTTATCAATATCTGCAAGCAGGAAGGGATGTGGGTATTATTAAGACCAGGCCCTTACGTTTGCGCGGAGTGGGATTTTGGCGGCTTGCCCCCTTATCTGTTAAAAACTCCTGATATTAAAGTAAGGTGTATGGATCCAACCTATATGGCTGCGGTTAGCCGGTATGTGTCTGCGCTTTCCAAACAGGTAAAGCCTTTGCTATGTACTAGTGGCGGTCCTATCATTATGGTTCAGGTAGAGAACGAATACGGCAGCTACTCAAACGACAGGGAATATATCAAAAGCCTGAGAAAACTATGGCTTAACAATGGTATTAATGTGCCTTTTTACACAGCCGATGGCCCGACAGCCTTTATGCTGGAAGCCGGTAGTGTTGACGGGGCAGCCATAGGTTTGGATAGCGGTATAAGTGATGCCGATTTTGAGCAGGCGTTTAAACAAAATCCTAACGTACCTGCCTTTAGCAGCGAAACTTATCCGGGATGGTTAACACACTGGAAAGAAAAATGGCAAAGACCCGATAAGGCCGATATTTTAAAACAGGTAACTTATTTGCTGGATCATAAAAGGTCATTCAATTTATATGTGATACACGGCGGCACAAACTTTGGCTTTAATGCCGGGGCGAATGCTTTTAATCCAACGCAATTTCAACCCGATGTTACCAGCTATGATTATGATGCCCCGGTTAATGAGCAGGGTGCGCCGACAGATAAATATTTTGCCCTGCGCGACCTGATCGCTAAATATGTTAAATATAAAATACCGGAAGTACCCAAGCCAATCCCATCAGCAACTATACCGGCATTTCAAATGCAGCCATTTACTACGGTGTGGAAAGAGCTGCCCGCCGCAATAAAGTCGCCGCAGCCCAAAACAATGGAGGCATTGGGACAATACAGCGGTTTTATTTTATATCGTACCAAATTAATAGGCCATAAAAGCGGCAATTTAACCATTACCGAACCTCATGATTTTGCCCTTGTGTTACTGAATGGCAAGCTGATTGATACCGTGTATCGTGACGGAGGTAAATGGACTATCAAACTACCTAAAACCGATGTGAAAGACCCTGTTCTGGACATTTTGGTAGAGAACATGGGGCATATCAATTTTGCACAGTACATGATTGATCGCAAAGGTATAACCGACCGCGTTACCCTGGAAGGCATGACCCTTACCAACTGGGAAATATTTAAACTGCCAATGGATGATAAGTTTGCTTCGTCCCTTAAGCCAAAATACCCGGAAGGTTTTCACGACGGCGTTTTCTTTGATGGAAGCTTTGAATTAAGCACAATAAACGATACCTATCTTGACCTGAGTAACTTTAAAAAGGGAGTGGTATGGGTAAATGGCCATAATTTGGGCAGATATTGGAATGTTGGGCCTCAGTTCCGTTTGTACTGCCCTGCAAACTGGCTGCGCAAAGGCAAAAATGATGTTAGAGTGTTTGACCTTCATCAGCAAAATGCGGCCACCATTAGTGGCGTGAGAACGTTGGAATAA
- a CDS encoding glycosyltransferase family 2 protein, with protein sequence MIIKPDLMVSVCCTTYNQEQFIAQTVESFLMQQTNFQFEIIIGEDCSTDSTGEILKSFTEKYPDKVKVITPEKNVGPHLNMVNAIKYCTGKYIAICDGDDYWTDPHKLQKQVDFLEQNPEYVICCHYTKVVDTHGNMLYVEPNPVPLVHTYHDLLSGKQVETKTATVVYRNLPEIHALFQKPWYFDCYAADKFLKIFATSVTGGKIYVIPEVMSCYRNHTGGIWSMIKTDKRMEMVISDFNLIIRKFSYRGIVKYKLLKLYLRRYIIYELKKRRIRKVYATVKYLL encoded by the coding sequence ATGATAATAAAACCAGACTTGATGGTCAGTGTATGCTGTACAACTTATAACCAGGAGCAATTTATCGCCCAAACCGTCGAGAGCTTTTTGATGCAGCAAACTAATTTTCAATTCGAAATTATTATTGGGGAAGACTGCTCAACTGATAGTACAGGCGAGATATTAAAATCATTTACAGAAAAGTATCCCGACAAGGTTAAGGTAATTACCCCCGAAAAAAATGTTGGTCCGCATCTTAACATGGTTAATGCGATTAAATATTGTACCGGTAAATATATAGCGATTTGCGACGGCGATGACTACTGGACAGACCCCCATAAACTGCAAAAGCAGGTTGATTTTTTAGAGCAAAATCCGGAGTATGTTATTTGTTGCCACTATACCAAGGTAGTTGATACCCATGGCAATATGCTGTATGTTGAACCCAATCCCGTGCCACTGGTTCACACCTATCATGATTTACTTAGCGGTAAACAGGTAGAAACAAAAACGGCCACTGTAGTATATCGTAATCTGCCCGAAATACATGCTTTATTTCAAAAACCATGGTATTTTGATTGCTACGCAGCCGATAAGTTTCTTAAAATTTTTGCCACCTCTGTTACCGGCGGTAAAATATACGTAATTCCCGAGGTAATGAGCTGTTATCGTAACCATACCGGAGGTATATGGAGCATGATTAAAACCGACAAACGGATGGAAATGGTGATCAGCGATTTTAACCTTATCATCAGGAAATTCAGTTATCGGGGCATTGTCAAGTATAAACTATTAAAGTTATATTTAAGAAGGTACATTATATATGAATTGAAGAAACGCAGGATACGCAAGGTTTACGCCACGGTAAAATACCTGCTTTAA
- a CDS encoding GNAT family N-acetyltransferase: MHYQNFTIRDKKEWDAYINRSKTYEVYHSWYYHSLNKEGEPILFVHEEGEFFIALPVIKRKIDDSPFYDMTSAYGYCGPLSNIDLSTLSAATIAHFKTAFVSFMKKEKAVCIFSRLHPFLNQHYILESIGGLQENGTTLYMDLSMSIEEQRGKYEKRLSRQVRKLREKGYIIKEVNSPEDIKNFTAMYCKNMDRVNASSHYYFDEQYFADLLNAEGFDNKLILIYDGEELICGALILLSDDIIRNHLSATSPEYLKESPSKLLTDEISMIGRRLGKKIFHLGGGVGGKEDSLFMFKKYFSDLQMQDRIWCYINDNAAYNDLVLKAGAEANGESNYFPLYRQPKRKTQPYVSNIETNAI; encoded by the coding sequence ATGCATTACCAAAACTTCACTATCAGGGATAAAAAGGAATGGGACGCTTATATAAACAGGTCAAAAACATACGAAGTTTATCACTCCTGGTATTATCACTCTTTAAATAAAGAAGGTGAGCCAATTTTGTTTGTACATGAGGAAGGCGAGTTTTTTATTGCTTTACCGGTAATTAAGCGTAAAATAGATGATTCTCCATTTTACGATATGACGTCTGCTTATGGATATTGCGGGCCTTTATCTAATATTGATCTCTCAACCCTGTCGGCAGCCACAATTGCGCATTTTAAAACCGCTTTTGTAAGCTTCATGAAGAAAGAAAAGGCTGTATGTATATTTTCAAGACTACACCCATTCCTCAATCAGCACTATATCCTGGAAAGTATTGGCGGATTACAAGAAAATGGAACAACCTTGTATATGGACCTTTCAATGTCTATTGAGGAGCAGCGAGGTAAATATGAGAAAAGGCTTTCGCGCCAGGTAAGAAAACTGCGTGAAAAGGGATATATCATTAAAGAGGTAAACAGCCCGGAAGACATTAAAAACTTCACCGCAATGTATTGTAAAAATATGGACCGGGTGAACGCCTCATCACATTATTATTTTGACGAGCAGTATTTTGCCGATCTGCTTAATGCAGAAGGGTTTGATAATAAACTTATTCTTATTTACGACGGTGAAGAATTGATTTGCGGAGCGCTTATATTGTTATCAGACGATATTATCAGAAACCATCTTTCAGCAACATCTCCCGAATACCTGAAAGAATCGCCAAGTAAATTATTAACAGATGAGATAAGCATGATTGGCAGAAGGCTTGGAAAGAAAATATTCCACCTTGGAGGCGGAGTAGGTGGCAAGGAGGATTCTCTTTTCATGTTCAAAAAATACTTTTCAGATCTGCAGATGCAAGACCGCATCTGGTGTTATATTAATGATAATGCTGCTTATAATGATCTTGTTTTAAAGGCCGGTGCAGAGGCAAATGGAGAATCAAATTATTTCCCATTATATCGTCAGCCGAAAAGAAAAACACAACCTTACGTTTCAAACATAGAAACCAACGCTATTTAA